From Thiovulum sp. ES, a single genomic window includes:
- a CDS encoding Protein of unknown function (DUF3450) (PFAM: Protein of unknown function (DUF3450)), producing the protein MFHRLFLSSVVAGTLSLSLSASSIENLAEELVKLRAEVERLHEDVDTEKESFKMKFKSLQMQKTELEANIRREETRIQNLKLNLDKAKEENTKRVEDSQNLQPLALETIEDLKGTLRQTLPFKVKERESAIKDLESLILSNAIAPESALNKIWSFIEDEISLTKTNTIHKQTIHIDGEDKLVDVAKIGMMMLFFKTNEDKTGYLKPDRSGYSYAKNEDEEKLILNLFDSIKKGIRTGYFQIPNKLNTGRNH; encoded by the coding sequence ATGTTTCATAGATTGTTTCTTTCCTCTGTTGTGGCTGGAACTCTTTCATTGTCGTTATCGGCAAGTTCTATCGAAAATCTTGCAGAAGAGCTTGTAAAGTTACGAGCTGAAGTGGAGAGACTTCACGAAGATGTTGATACAGAAAAAGAGAGTTTTAAAATGAAATTTAAATCTCTGCAAATGCAAAAAACGGAATTAGAAGCTAATATCCGAAGAGAAGAGACAAGAATTCAAAATTTAAAACTCAATTTAGATAAAGCAAAAGAAGAGAACACAAAAAGAGTGGAAGATAGTCAAAATTTACAACCTCTTGCTCTTGAAACTATTGAGGATTTAAAGGGAACTCTACGACAAACTTTACCTTTTAAAGTCAAAGAGAGAGAGAGTGCGATTAAAGATTTAGAGTCTTTAATTCTTTCAAATGCAATTGCTCCAGAGAGTGCATTAAATAAAATTTGGTCTTTTATCGAAGACGAAATTAGTCTTACAAAAACAAATACAATTCACAAACAGACTATTCATATTGATGGTGAAGATAAACTTGTTGATGTTGCAAAAATTGGAATGATGATGCTTTTCTTTAAAACAAATGAAGATAAAACAGGATACTTGAAACCAGATAGAAGTGGATACTCATATGCTAAAAATGAAGATGAGGAAAAACTTATTTTGAATCTTTTCGATTCAATAAAAAAAGGTATCCGAACAGGATATTTTCAAATTCCAAACAAACTTAATACTGGGAGAAATCACTAA
- a CDS encoding biopolymer transport protein (PFAM: MotA/TolQ/ExbB proton channel family) has translation MRLALLTIFFSALLFSAENKSDLELAYEQEFAFLELQKQELQKRLKQIRKKNAGMLWSAEREVKKLQDIYVGRQEEAENISNTAQRLILETEELSFNKDILGNTIMQSENTLQQYNPDFSNDSTHPESSQLKKAFILGQKTILDLQSIRKEKGSFFLADGKSVDGTIVKIGNIASYGITGEIQGMLAPAGGDRLKIWNAPASETANKLNSGGQIPILDIFLYESLMKEISERKEKTPLEVINSGGLIGWVIVGLGIFALFLVLLRALFLQSASGNTDKLYSQIKDDVENGRIKDALETSHNSRTSIANVMNATLRNIDRERQHLDDIISEAILHESGRLDKFNILIMVIAAVAPLLGLLGTVTGMITTFDLITEFGTGDPKMLSGGISEALVTTELGLIVAIPGLIFGNLLSGWAETIKDNMEHVALKVSNKYAIYLESRNSEI, from the coding sequence ATGAGATTAGCATTATTAACAATTTTCTTTTCAGCACTTCTTTTTTCAGCTGAAAATAAGAGCGATCTTGAATTAGCTTATGAACAAGAGTTTGCATTTCTTGAATTGCAAAAACAGGAATTACAAAAAAGATTAAAGCAGATTAGAAAGAAAAATGCGGGAATGCTTTGGAGTGCAGAGCGAGAAGTTAAAAAACTTCAAGATATTTATGTTGGTCGGCAAGAGGAGGCTGAAAATATCTCAAACACTGCTCAAAGATTAATACTAGAAACTGAAGAGTTGAGTTTTAACAAAGATATTCTTGGAAACACAATTATGCAATCCGAGAATACTCTCCAACAATATAATCCAGATTTCTCAAATGATTCAACTCATCCTGAATCTTCCCAGTTGAAAAAAGCTTTTATTTTAGGACAAAAAACAATTCTTGATTTGCAATCAATCCGAAAAGAGAAAGGGTCTTTTTTTCTTGCTGATGGAAAAAGTGTAGATGGAACAATTGTAAAAATTGGAAATATCGCTTCTTACGGAATTACTGGAGAAATTCAGGGAATGCTTGCACCTGCTGGTGGAGATAGATTAAAAATTTGGAATGCTCCTGCTTCTGAAACTGCAAACAAATTGAACAGTGGCGGACAAATCCCAATTCTTGATATTTTTCTTTACGAATCATTGATGAAAGAGATTTCTGAAAGAAAAGAGAAAACTCCACTTGAAGTTATTAATAGTGGTGGTTTAATTGGTTGGGTTATTGTTGGACTTGGTATTTTTGCACTTTTCCTTGTGCTTCTTCGTGCATTGTTCCTGCAAAGTGCAAGTGGAAATACAGATAAACTCTATTCTCAAATAAAAGATGATGTTGAAAATGGTCGAATTAAAGATGCTCTTGAAACAAGTCATAATAGTAGAACTTCAATTGCAAATGTTATGAATGCGACTCTGCGAAATATTGATCGAGAGCGACAACATCTTGATGATATTATTAGTGAGGCAATTCTCCATGAAAGCGGACGACTTGATAAATTCAATATCTTAATTATGGTTATCGCAGCAGTTGCACCACTTCTTGGTCTTCTTGGAACTGTTACGGGAATGATTACAACTTTCGACCTCATCACAGAATTTGGAACGGGTGATCCAAAAATGCTTTCAGGTGGTATTTCTGAAGCTCTTGTTACAACTGAACTTGGTCTAATTGTTGCTATTCCAGGTCTTATTTTTGGAAATCTTCTCTCTGGTTGGGCTGAAACTATCAAAGATAATATGGAGCATGTTGCTCTTAAAGTTTCAAACAAATATGCTATTTATTTAGAGTCTCGAAACTCTGAAATCTAA
- a CDS encoding biopolymer transport protein (PFAM: MotA/TolQ/ExbB proton channel family) — translation MLEALLFFWEYAQNGGIIIIILTLLTIFLWYGLGFRYHLLKRGDGRNLRRLFEKYQSGKFQNRQPKGIVDRAIIEAIQIKNERKNNLREHLDEAFYKYIMEMRSFSGLVQIIVIVAPLLGLLGTVTGMIETFDSLADMALFSQSGGIAGGIAQALFTTQMGLIVSVPGLIIGNMLLRKQEKIETELNQIKDLITSFDESSKINLSKE, via the coding sequence ATGTTAGAGGCTCTACTCTTTTTCTGGGAGTATGCTCAAAATGGTGGGATAATTATTATTATTCTCACACTTTTGACAATCTTCCTTTGGTATGGTCTCGGATTTAGATACCACCTTCTCAAGCGAGGAGATGGTAGAAATCTCCGACGACTTTTTGAAAAATATCAGTCTGGTAAATTTCAGAATCGACAACCAAAAGGCATTGTTGATCGTGCAATTATTGAAGCCATTCAAATTAAAAACGAACGAAAAAACAACTTACGAGAACATCTTGATGAAGCTTTCTACAAATATATTATGGAGATGAGGTCTTTTTCTGGATTAGTTCAAATTATTGTTATTGTTGCTCCACTTCTTGGACTTCTTGGAACTGTTACGGGAATGATTGAAACTTTTGACTCACTTGCTGATATGGCTCTCTTTTCTCAAAGTGGTGGTATTGCTGGTGGTATTGCACAGGCTCTTTTTACAACTCAAATGGGTCTCATTGTTTCTGTTCCTGGACTTATCATCGGAAATATGCTTCTTCGTAAGCAAGAAAAAATCGAAACAGAATTAAATCAAATAAAAGATTTAATAACAAGTTTTGACGAATCATCAAAAATTAACTTAAGCAAGGAATAA
- a CDS encoding biopolymer transport protein (PFAM: Biopolymer transport protein ExbD/TolR) produces MRCRKKKGQTDIDISPLIDMVFILLIFFMVSTTFVKDMKLDINRPNASSSSSASTKSIRVYIDKSGEVYFQNQLVKIWVLQGRIRDLLKSTGQSSVLVITDSGVRADKLVEVVDQCKLAGAKDVGVSTEKEM; encoded by the coding sequence ATGAGATGTAGAAAGAAAAAGGGTCAAACTGATATTGATATTTCTCCACTTATCGATATGGTTTTTATTCTGCTAATCTTTTTTATGGTTAGCACAACATTCGTTAAAGATATGAAACTTGACATCAATAGACCAAATGCCTCTAGTTCAAGTTCAGCTTCAACAAAATCTATTCGTGTCTATATTGATAAAAGTGGTGAAGTATATTTCCAAAATCAACTTGTCAAAATTTGGGTTTTGCAAGGTCGAATTCGAGACTTATTAAAATCAACTGGACAATCGTCTGTTCTTGTCATTACAGATAGCGGAGTTCGTGCGGACAAACTTGTAGAAGTTGTTGATCAGTGCAAACTTGCTGGTGCTAAAGATGTAGGTGTATCTACTGAAAAAGAGATGTAG
- a CDS encoding TonB family protein (PFAM: Gram-negative bacterial tonB protein~TIGRFAM: TonB family C-terminal domain), translating to MEELAKKARFKAIFWMFGGFAFIVSTIFFMNANNLPKLPEKKEKKIAFEAKKTPPKQKKKPKPKPKPKPKPKPKSAPKPAMPNLGSSISGVSFGMGSFGIDSGIGNVGDNVLGDMKDVVMTGDSVDVPPEATERSPLEYPPKARARGIEGYVLVNILINEAGSIEKVKVLESDPAGTFDDVAVANIKTWRFSPAMYKGKAVKVWAKQKIKFALK from the coding sequence ATGGAAGAGTTAGCAAAAAAAGCTAGATTTAAAGCTATCTTTTGGATGTTTGGAGGATTTGCTTTTATTGTTTCAACAATCTTTTTTATGAATGCAAATAATTTGCCAAAACTTCCTGAAAAGAAAGAAAAAAAGATAGCATTTGAAGCAAAAAAGACTCCACCAAAACAGAAGAAAAAACCGAAACCTAAACCGAAGCCGAAGCCAAAACCGAAACCAAAATCAGCACCAAAACCTGCAATGCCAAATTTAGGTTCTTCGATTTCTGGAGTCTCATTTGGAATGGGAAGTTTTGGAATTGATAGCGGAATTGGAAATGTTGGTGATAATGTTCTTGGAGACATGAAAGATGTTGTTATGACGGGAGACTCGGTAGATGTTCCACCAGAAGCAACAGAGAGGTCTCCATTAGAATATCCACCAAAAGCAAGAGCAAGAGGAATCGAAGGTTATGTTCTTGTAAATATTCTAATAAATGAGGCTGGTTCAATCGAAAAAGTTAAAGTTTTAGAATCTGATCCCGCAGGAACTTTTGATGATGTCGCAGTCGCAAATATAAAAACTTGGCGGTTTTCTCCTGCAATGTATAAAGGAAAAGCTGTCAAAGTTTGGGCAAAACAGAAAATCAAATTTGCTCTAAAATAG
- a CDS encoding aspartate/tyrosine/aromatic aminotransferase (PFAM: Aminotransferase class I and II), translating to MATSKRVDILSESITMAITSLARDLKREGKDVLGFSAGEPDFDTPQIIKDEAIKALNEGFTKYTAVAGIPELKDAIVHKLKRDNNLTYSPDQIIISNGAKHSLFNIFQAVLESSDEVIIPAPYWVTYPELVKYSDGVPVYIETDEKTDFKISAEQLKSAITEKTKMLILTTPSNPTGSIYTKSELEEIAEVLKDTEILVIADEMYEKLSYDGDFTAVASISSDMFERTVTINGLSKSVAMTGWRVGYLATPKKDLISAMAKLQGQSTSNINSIAQKASVVALSDEVEPEIEKMRIAFVERRDFAVEKINAIEGLSVYKPAGAFYLFVNISEVEKDSMKFSKELLETEGVALVPGIGFGLDGYVRMSFATDLDTIAEGIKRIEKFVKNKK from the coding sequence ATGGCTACATCAAAAAGAGTAGATATTCTTTCAGAATCTATCACAATGGCTATCACTTCTCTGGCAAGAGATTTAAAAAGAGAGGGTAAAGATGTTCTCGGTTTTTCAGCAGGAGAACCAGACTTTGATACTCCGCAAATTATCAAAGATGAAGCAATAAAAGCTTTAAATGAGGGTTTCACAAAATATACAGCAGTTGCGGGAATTCCTGAACTGAAAGATGCAATTGTTCATAAACTCAAAAGAGACAACAATCTAACTTATTCGCCAGACCAAATTATTATTAGCAATGGTGCGAAACACTCTCTTTTCAATATTTTTCAGGCTGTTTTAGAAAGTAGCGATGAGGTCATTATTCCTGCTCCATATTGGGTAACTTATCCAGAACTTGTAAAATATTCTGATGGTGTTCCTGTTTATATTGAGACAGATGAAAAAACTGATTTTAAAATCTCTGCGGAACAACTCAAAAGTGCAATTACTGAAAAGACAAAAATGTTGATTTTGACAACTCCATCAAACCCGACTGGTTCTATTTATACAAAATCAGAATTAGAGGAAATCGCTGAAGTTTTAAAAGATACTGAAATTCTTGTGATTGCTGATGAAATGTATGAAAAATTGAGTTACGACGGAGATTTTACGGCAGTTGCTTCAATTAGTAGTGATATGTTTGAACGAACTGTAACGATTAACGGACTTTCAAAAAGTGTTGCGATGACTGGATGGAGAGTTGGATATTTGGCGACTCCGAAAAAAGACCTCATCAGTGCTATGGCAAAACTACAAGGTCAATCAACTTCAAACATCAATTCAATTGCACAAAAAGCTTCAGTTGTCGCTCTTTCTGATGAGGTCGAACCTGAAATCGAAAAAATGAGAATTGCTTTTGTTGAGAGACGAGATTTTGCTGTTGAAAAAATCAATGCAATTGAAGGACTCTCTGTTTATAAACCTGCTGGTGCTTTCTATCTTTTTGTAAATATTTCTGAAGTTGAAAAAGACTCAATGAAATTTTCAAAAGAGCTTTTAGAAACTGAAGGTGTGGCACTTGTTCCGGGAATTGGTTTTGGTCTTGACGGATATGTAAGAATGAGTTTTGCAACTGATTTGGACACAATCGCTGAAGGAATTAAACGAATTGAGAAATTTGTAAAAAATAAAAAATAA
- a CDS encoding putative transcriptional regulator with C-terminal CBS domains (PFAM: Helix-turn-helix) translates to MEKKEAKNEENLVKKTCRELGITQKELAEKVGVSEKSITNWANNKNKPPKSFFKTVELLKQAEELSVLKKSLTILKG, encoded by the coding sequence TTGGAAAAAAAAGAGGCAAAAAATGAAGAAAATTTAGTTAAAAAAACTTGCCGAGAACTTGGAATCACTCAAAAGGAGTTGGCTGAAAAAGTTGGTGTTAGTGAAAAATCAATAACAAATTGGGCAAACAACAAAAATAAACCTCCAAAAAGTTTCTTTAAAACAGTTGAATTATTAAAACAAGCAGAAGAATTAAGTGTCCTAAAAAAAAGTTTAACAATTTTAAAAGGTTAA